The following are encoded together in the Montipora capricornis isolate CH-2021 chromosome 5, ASM3666992v2, whole genome shotgun sequence genome:
- the LOC138050184 gene encoding protein clueless-like has translation MQAQLIPAQRALDVQIKLFGENHTSIADSYHSLGVTQHSLGDFTSALQSKQRALDVRIKPFGEDHASTADSYNSLGVTQHSLGDFTSALQSAQRALDVRIKRFGENHASTADSYHSLGVTLHSLGDISSAVQSSQRVLDVRIKLFGEDHASTADSYDLLGATQHSSGDFTSALQSKQRTFDVRIKLFGKDHRSTADSYLSQHSLDDFTSALQSAQRALDLRIKHFWRRPGKQS, from the exons atgcaagcacagctaaTA CCTGCCCAACGTGCATTGGACGTGCAAATAAAACTTTTTGGAGAAAATCATACAAGCATAGCTGATAGTTATCATTCACTAGgagtgacacagcattcgttaggtgattttacctctgctctgcagtcaaagcaacGTGCATTGGACGTGCGAATAAAACctttcggagaagatcatgcaagcacagcagATAGTTATAATTCACTAGgagtgacacagcattcgttaggtgattttacatctgctctgcagtctgcccAACGTGCATTGGACGTGCGAATAAAACGTTTTGGAGAaaatcatgcaagcacagctgatagttatcattcactcggggtgacactgcattcgttaggtgatatTTCCTCTGCTGTGCAGTCTTCTCAACGTGTATTGGACGTGCGAATAAAacttttcggagaagatcatgcaagcacagctgatagttatgATTTACTTGGGGCGACACAGCATTCGtcaggtgattttacctctgctctgcagtcaaagcaacGTACATTTGACGTGCGGATAAAACTTTTTGGAAAAGATCATagaagcacagctgatagttaccttTCACAGCATTCTTTAgatgattttacctctgctctccagtctgccCAACGGGCATTAGATTTGCGGATTAAACATTTTTGGAGAAGACCAGGCAAGCAAAGCTGA